In the genome of Microplitis demolitor isolate Queensland-Clemson2020A chromosome 5, iyMicDemo2.1a, whole genome shotgun sequence, the window CTTTAGTACTATGCTACAATCCTGATTAAATATCAACGAGTGAGGAGGTGGCTTAAAAGTCTTAATATCTGTTAAAATTTGTCTCTGGTATTATAAATCCTATTGCTATATTCATTTGGTTGCTTTCTGGTATTTGATGTTTTCTTGTTTAtccaagtgttttttttactcttatatCCACGGTTCCACAAACACAGTACATATGTACCTACGCTAAAGTGCGTAGCTAATATATACTTTAAtagtatcataaataaatgaagtcagtattaaaatttcgaaaaaacgaTAATTACATTACGTAGTATACTGAGacacttgaatttaatttttaaaaagtttttttattctatcagaatttaaattaatgatattattaataaattcaaacagatgtttcatttacaaaatagtcattcaaatttttataaatattgacatGCACTGaagttaaattaacaaatgatTGAGATACACGAGTACCCAATACTTTTCCATTTATTCTCGTAACATTGATATTCAAATATCcaatttgtagataattttttctgctACCACGTCGTTGGCAGACAACAGGGCTCCCTCGAAATTCCTGTAAACAgtcaaaatgtaaattaattttttttcttgaaaatttttcttgataaGATGTAAAGTATACTTTTATAGTCCGGCGAGtatcttatttaaaaatcatgtCAGGACCCCACTTTATAAAGCATCAGTTATCGGTGTTGAAGCAGTATTTATATTAGCGATTGTCAcaataaatcttaattttatctttttttgtttaatgtgGACAAGTGTGAAGAGTATTATGAAATAtggaaattcatttttttaccaatCAGGTCGAATTATATACAGCAAAAGATTATGCAAAATAattggtaataattaaataatttattgtcttaAATAATGGAGCccaaggttttttttttatttacatatatttttacaatattagTAAGAGTACATTATCGCTTACAAATGATTATGCTTATTTATATcagattgcaaaaaaaatataatattcatataagaaataatttttttatttttttataatgaggtctttatcattattactagtATATCCTATCCTTTTGGAGCAGGAATAAAGTTCTTAgtcaatatattatatatttcatcatGAGCAGAAGTAATATTGATAAAAGATTCCCATCTTTGTTCGTTAAACGGTTTAGTagtatctatataaatattgaaaaatccAATATGTGCATAATTATCAGAATTATTGAGTTGACACACCAATGGACTGGCTCGATAATTtgccttaaaaaattaaaaataaataaaatttatcatctccCATTATACATTATTCTTGTTTAGCTCACCACAAATATCACTTTACTCTCTTTGATATCTAGACTATTTTCTGCAACGTGCGTATAATTAACACCATCATATTTGAATATACGTGCAGAGTCATTAATCAGTTGTGCTTTATACGGAGCCATCAGCgtcactataaaaaatatttaaattaaataaattagatgaATTATCTCTAGTCAtgagcaaaaaattatttacttttatccttcttaaaattattttcatttatgattaattttgttatagCATAGAAATAACAATTGCTATAATCATTTACATTATCGCTTTTGGCTAAATTGATTACACTTATTtggtcatttaaataaaacggaCTTTTGAGAATTATAATAGCATAGGTATTATATTCGCTGTTTGCTTGAGATGTATCATTAATCCGTCCATtgattattttagaaaatttacgaacttgacaattatttatatttacattccAAGCGGGGTGAAATATCCAACAACCCCCGATACACGTGTACTTTGTTTTaggtctaaaaataaaatttattaaatt includes:
- the LOC128667814 gene encoding uncharacterized protein LOC128667814; this encodes MKILVKIFIISTIVTLSKSCAVLYTNRVEKQSNNVNLSAWTVLINKNSLFIKTLEPSYWDYGSLVHPQAVLTLNTSILNKPKTKYTCIGGCWIFHPAWNVNINNCQVRKFSKIINGRINDTSQANSEYNTYAIIILKSPFYLNDQISVINLAKSDNVNDYSNCYFYAITKLIINENNFKKDKMTLMAPYKAQLINDSARIFKYDGVNYTHVAENSLDIKESKVIFVANYRASPLVCQLNNSDNYAHIGFFNIYIDTTKPFNEQRWESFINITSAHDEIYNILTKNFIPAPKG